The DNA region TAGTACAACAGAAGCCGGATTAAGTACTTAACAGGAGAAAGCTATGCCAGGGATAGGTCATAAGGTGTGGGCCGTGCCAGATGGGTACATCCCTTCCTGGAGCCACGGTCCTGAGCCCGACATGGTGAGCCACGAGGCGGTGTGCATTCTCAATACTGGCGATGAGGACGCGCACCTCGAGCTCACAGTCTACTTCTCGGACCGTGAGCCGGTTGGTCCTTACCGGATCGTGGCGCCCGCAAGGCGTACGATTCACCTCCGCCTTAACGATCTGCAAGAGCCCGAGCCCATACCTGTGGGCAAGGAGTACGCGCTGGTGGTGCGCTCGGACGTACCGGTGGTCGTGCAGCACTCGCGCCTGGACACCCGGCAGGCGGAGAACACCCTCATGACCACCATGGCTTTCCCCGTATCCGAGTAACCTGGTAGCAGCTGTGTGGGAGGGGTAGGATGAGCTTGGAGCGGACCGAGTTCGGCAGGCCGGTAGCTATCGTGACGGGTGCTGCCAGGGGGATAGGCCGGAGCATCAGCGTCACCCTGGCCAGCGAGGGCTACGATTTGGTGCTGGTGGATCTGGACGAACCTTACGAGACCTCCGAGGAGGTGGAGGACGCAGGAGGCAAGGCGGTGTCCGTGGTGGGGGACGTGGCCTTGGTGGACACGGCCTTGCGGGCGCTGAGTGCCTGCTTGGAGGGCTTCGGCAGGGTGGATGGGCTAGTGAACAACGCGGGTATCAGTTGCATCCGGCGCGCCGAGGAGACTTCGTTGGAAGATTGGGAGCGCGTGCTCGCGGTGAACCTCACGGGGCCCTTCCTGATGTGCCGTGAGGTCGGCAGGGAGATGCTGCGGCGCGGCGACGGCAGCATAGTGAACATCGCCTCTGTCGCCGGCATCCTGGGCATATCGGAGCGGGTGGCTTACAACGCTAGCAAGCATGGGTTGGTGGGGCTGACCCGCACGCTCGCGGCCGAATGGGGAGGCCGCGGGGTGAGGGTGAACGCTGTCTGCCCCGGATGGGTGAAGACCGGCATGGACGAGCGCGACCAACTTACGGCAGGCTATACAGACGCAGATATCGAGAGCCGCGTGCCCATGGGGAGGTTTGCCCGGCCGGAGGACGTGGCGCAGGCGGTGGCTTTCCTGCTGGATATCAAGCGCAGTGGCTTCATTAATGGAGTCTGCCTGCCGGTTGATGGAGGCTGGCACGGCGACGGCAGCTGGGACAGCCTTCGTCTAAGATCCCGCCGGCCTTAGGACTACACCGACACGCCCAGCGGTCCCCTCGCTACCTGGAAGCTGAGCACTCCTAACCGGTTGACCAGGGCCGTGTACTCTCCCGAGGCCGCTCGGCAGAGCAGCCTCGCCAGCTCCTCCGGCCACTTGGCAGAGTCCCCCTCGAGCCACGCGTCCACGTCCCGCCGCAGCCGGGGAACGTTGCTGGCCTGCAGGACCGGCACCAGCGGGTGCCCGGCGACGCTCCTCCTGGTAGGGCACGCCAGGATTAGGCTGGCGCCGCATGCCGCCATGCCTGCGAGCGTCTCGGACCAGTCGCGCGAGAGCGCTTCCATGACGTAGATGCCGGGGAGGGCCGCCCTCACGCCGAACCCCAACGAAGGTTCTCGCGAGAACTCCCCAGCAAGGGGTGCGGTGTGGGGGATGACCACCCTGGCGCCCGCTGCTGCGAGGGTGCAGGCCAGCGAGGCAAGCGCGGAGGGCAGGGGGCCGTCCGCGGCATCCGACCACAGGCCCATGCACAGCTCCGCGAGGCTGCCCTCCTCCCTCTCGACCGGCTGGCAGCCCTCGAGCTGTCGGCGAAACCAGAGCTCTATCTTGTCGAGCACCCGCCGCATACCGCCGTCCAGCTGCACGCTAGCCCAGCCGTAGGCGTCGGGGTCTATGCCCAGGCGCTCGAGCTGCAGCCTCATGTAGCCGTTGTGCGTCTTCTCACAGCCGTGCTCCAGGAGCAGGGCCATCGACACCGCCGGATGCAGCAGGTGGTTGATCATCAGCTGGGTGTAGAGCTCCTGCGAGTGGCCGGAGGATACCCCGCAACCCTCGGTGTGGGGGAGCGACACGAAGCGCGATATGGCCTCCCGCCCCGAGGGCTGCGCTTGCAGCCGCTCGGCTGCGAGCCTGGCCACCTGGCTGGCGCAGAGGCTGGTGGGCAGTACCAGGCCCACCCTCTCGATGGTGGCCCCCCTCGGCCCCCTGTACAGCCGCGCGGTCAGCTCCGGCCGGAAGCTGGGCGCTGGCCCGGGGACCACCGGCCTGTGCGGGAGCCGCTTGATGACTCGCTCAGGCTCGACTGCCTGCGTCTGGCGCCAGTTCCGCCAGATGGAGACCTGAGAATGCCCGGCGCGCTCGCCCTTGGTGCGCTCCCCCGACGCCGCTCGCAGGAGCAGCGCAAACGCCTCGAGCGCGAGCTCGCGCATCCCCTCCCCGTCGAGGTATCTGCCGGCGTTGAAGTCCATCTCCTCCGAGAGCAGGTTGTAGCGCCTGGTGGTGGTCACGACCTTGATCGTGGGCACGAACGGGAAGTTGGTCACCGAGCCGTTGCCCGTGGTGAAGGCGATCATGTTGCACCCGGCGGCCACCTGTCCGGCCACGCTCTCCAGGTCGTTGCCCGGGCTGTCCATGAAGTAGTAGCCCGGCAGAGCCATGCGCTCGGCGTAGCCTATGACGTAGTCCAGCTGCTGCTCGGCCGGCTTCTTCATCGCCGCCCCCAGCGACTTCAGCGTGATGTTGTACAGCCCCCTCAGGACGTTCCCACCGGAAGGGTTGCTCTCGGGGGTGTGCCCGTGCCAGGCGAGGAGCTGCTTGAACCTATCGATCGCCTCCAGGAAGCGCTCGGCGGTCTCCCTGCTGCGCACGCGCTGGAGGACGTGCGCCTCGGCGCCCATCAGCTCGTCGGTCTCCGCCAGGTTGGCGCTGCCGCCCCAAGCCACCAGCTCGCGGGCGACCAGCCCCACCAGCGGGTTGGCCGAGATGCCCGAGAAGGCGTCGGAGCCTCCGCACTGCAGCCCCAGGCGGAGGTGCTCCAGGGATGACCTCACCCTCTCGCTCCGCCAGGCGCCGCCCTCCAGGATCCTCCTCACCTCCCCTTCCGCGAGCCGCATCTTCTCCTCGCGGTCGGCGTCCACCGTCAGCCATACGTGTGGGACGTGAGCCAGGGGGTAGCCGTGGGCCTCCATGTAGCGGCGCAGCAGGGTGTTATCCACGGGGCCCAGGCCATCGTCCACGCACAGCACGGCCCCGACGTTGGGGTGCACGATGAAGCCGGCGAGCGTGCGCAGCAGCAGCTCGAGGTTATTGGGGGGCACGTCCTCGCCCCCCTCGGTATGGGCCACCGCCACCACCCCGTCCAGACCTGCTACGCCCTCACCCAGGTGGCGGGTCCTCCTCTCCAGCGCCTGCACTACGCCGGCGACGCGCGAGTTGGTCGCCAGCAGCACCACGTAGTTCCGCGTGCCCACGCCCCGCCCACCCTCACGGGGGTAGCCCATGAAGGTCGGCGGGACGTCCGCACGGTACAGCCTGGCCGGCGCGCCCTGCCCATCGGTGATCATCTCGATCGCATCGAGCTGGCAGGGGACGATCGGCTGGTTTTCGAAGTTCGCCTGCCGCGCCACGTCCCGCACGCCGTGCTCCTCCATCACCTCCAACACCCTGGGCGAGCACAAGTGCTCGCCCGGCAGGATGTCCCTCGTGGCCACCCCGAAGGGCCACCCCCAGGAGCAGATGCTCTGGCCGGTGCGTATCGTGCGGACGGCGAACCTGTGCCCTTCAGGGACGAGGCTGCGGATGGTGAAGGCTCCGTCCCTATGCCGCACCTGCGTGCCGGGCGGCAGGTCCCGTACGGCTACGGCGGCCTCGTCGTTGGGTGCGGGCAAGCGGGCTATGTCATCTAGATCTACGTAGCGCATCGACTTTCCTTTTAATCGCTGTTGTGTGTTCGATACCAAATAGGATAGCATCTCATTGTATACCCTCGCGGGTACAAGAAAGCACTTGTGGAGGTGGATGTTGGCCCCGACTAGATTGCTGCTTGATACGGATATAGGGACCGATGTGGACGACTGTCTCGCGCTGGCGCTCATCCTCAGGTCGCCGGAGATCCAGCTCGAGGGCGTCACCTGCGTGTACGGCGACGTGCCCCTGCGGGCGCGCATGGTGCTCAAGATGCTGCGGCTCGCCGGCAGGGAGGATATCCCGGTGTGCATGGGCTGCCGCAAACCCCTGCTCGGCATCCGGCCCGTGTACTGGGCGGGGCATGAGGGGCGAGGGATGCTCGAGCCCGGGGATGAGTCCCTCGCGCCCTCGCAGGAGCACGCGGCGGACTTCATAATCCGGACCGTGATGGCCAACCCCGGGGAGATACACCTGTTGGCGATCGGCCCGCTCACCAACGTGGCGCTCGCGTGCCTGCGGGAGCCCCGTTTGGTGGAGAACCTTGCGGGCCTTACCGTCATGGCCGGCGCGATCCGCGGCAGGGGCGCCTTCGACCTGCCGTACGCCGAGCACAATGTGCGCTCCGACCCGGAGGCGGCTCACATCGTGTTCACCTCTGGCGCCCGGGTGCGCATGGTGCCGCTCGACGTGACCATGCGCGTGGCGGTCCGTCGCGACGGGGTGGAGCGCATCAGGCAGGGAGGCACGCCTCTCCACGAGCTCGTCGCCCGCCAGGTGGAGCTTTACCCGCATTTCGCCGAGCATGGCTTCACCTACCTGCACGACCCCCTCGCGGCGGCATCGATCGTACGTCCGGAGCTGCTGGCGTTCGAGGCCCTGCACATCGATGTCGAGCTCGCCGGCAGCCACGCGGTGGGCGCAACGCTGGCCAGGCAGGGAGCGGATGACCTCATCAACGCCGACGTGGCGCTGGCGGTGGATGCCCCCGCCTTCGAGTCCTTCCTCGTGGAGCGCTTGAGCAGCTAGGGAGCGCACATCCTACCCTTCGCGGAGGGTGATCCGCAGGGCGTACGCGTGGTCGCAGGGCCGGTGGGAGGGCATCCGCACCCGCAGCCCCGCGTCGTCCTGCGCCCACTCCAGCTCTCCGGGGTGCCCCAACAGCTCCACCCTGACTATCCGCTCCGCCGGCAGCTCTCCGGGGCCCAGGGAGCTTATCACAGTCTCGCCCGCCGGCCAGCCGAGCAGGATGGCGTACAGCCTGCCGGGGCGCGTGGTGAAGCGGACATCCTCCGCTGTGAACGGCCTGCGCTTGGTGTCGCTGAACTGCCCCTCCACCACCTGCGTCGGGCCCTCGCCGTAGCGTCGCCAGGGCCGGGTCTCGTAGATCGCCTCGCCGTTGACCTGCAGCCACCTGCCTATCTCGCGCAGGATCTCCTGCTCCCTCTCCGGGATGGTGCCGTCTGGCCTGGGGCCCACGTTGAGGAGGAGCGCCCCGTTCTTGCTGACGATATCCACCAGGTCCCCGATGATGTGCGTCGGGGTCTTGTACTCCTGGTGCTGCACGTAGCCCCAGGAGTTGTTGGAGATGGAGGTATCGGTCTGCCAGAAGAAGGGCTTGAGGTCTCCCAGCTGCCCGCGCTCGATATCCAGCACGGCGGTGCCCTCTGGGAAGGCGTCGTGCTTGTAGTTGATGGCTACCCCGAGCCCCCACTCCTCCCCGCGGTTGTAGTAGTGGGCGGCGAACCGCTGCAGGTACGGCTTGAACGCCGGCTGCTCGATCCACCAGTCGAACCAGAAGAGCTGGGGGCGATAGCGGTCGACCAGCTCGATGCAGCGTGCCAGCCAGTCCTCGAGGAACTCCTCGTTGGGCTGGGTGTCCTCGGGTTGAGCTGGGCCGTAGAGGTCGGCGTACTCCGCGTCGCGCACGTCGGAGTCGAACTCGGTGCCCGGGTGGAAGAACCACCAGTGCTCCGCCCTGTGGCTGGAGAGCCCGAACACGAGGCCGTGCTCGCGAGCGGCCTGGGCGATCTCCCCCACGACGTCCCTGCGGGGTCCCAGCCTGGCGGCGTGCCATCGACTACGCTCGGTGGCGTACATGGCGAAGCCGTCGTGGTGCTCAGCCACGGGCACCACGTAGCGGGCACCGGCTTCCGAGAAGAGGGCGATCCACTCGTGGGGATCGAAGCGCTCTCCCCCGAACATCGGGATGAAGTCCTTGTACCCAAACTGGGACTGCGGGCCGTAGGTGGCCACGTGATGTTCGAACTCGGGCGTGCCCTGCCTGTACATGTTGCGGGGGTACCACTCGTTGCCGAAGGCCGGCACGCTGTAGACCCCCCAGTGGATGAAGATGCCGAACTTGGCATCCAGGTACCACTTGGGCACTTCCCACCGCGCCAACGATTCCCAGCTCGCCTCGTACCTGTTGACCTTTGTCACCTGTCTCCTCCTAACGATGTTCGCTTTTTCAGACTCACTTGCATCCTCTCCCTCGTGGCCCCTCCTGGGAGCTTTGCTGCAGGCTATGACGGCTGCGGCTAGTAGCTGTGCCCCAGCCGTCAAGAATCGCCGGCGGGATACCCTCAGGTGTTGCACGGGCGCTGACTCTCCAGGTAGCGGAGTGATCGGGCGATCGACTGCTGGATGCGAGCGTCGTCCCAATCCTCGGTACCGTGGTACACCAGCACCCAGGCAGCTTCCGGACAATACCTGCAGGCCATATCCATGAGCTGCCTGAAGTCCACGGCTCCGCCCCCTCCCGGTATCTGGCTCTCCGCTCTGTGCCACCAAATTTCCTCGACGGTCTCTCTAGTGGCGCCGACCTCCATGTCCCACATGTACACCACCCCTATCGCCTCACCCAGCCGGATGAGCGCCTGCTCGCAGAGCTCTCCCGCCACGTACAGATGGGTGGGCGCCAGGCATATACGTGCGGCGGGGTGCTGTAGTGCGTCCAGCAGGGCTGCCATCTCATCCACCGTCTCCAGCGTGTCGAGGTGGTTCTCGAATGCCAACTTCAACCCTAGATCGTGAGCTAGATCCAACCAAGCCTGCAGCTTCTCCTGCTGCCAGGTGCTGGGCCTCTTGGGCGTTCTTCCCCCCATTACTACGTAGCGGGCCCCTATCTCTGCTGCGAACCTGAGCTTGGCTTCCACCGGTTCACTGTCGAACACGGATACTACCGTTGCCTTGAGCCCGTGGGCCTCAAGCTCGCCCT from Thermobaculum terrenum ATCC BAA-798 includes:
- a CDS encoding sensory rhodopsin transducer, which codes for MPGIGHKVWAVPDGYIPSWSHGPEPDMVSHEAVCILNTGDEDAHLELTVYFSDREPVGPYRIVAPARRTIHLRLNDLQEPEPIPVGKEYALVVRSDVPVVVQHSRLDTRQAENTLMTTMAFPVSE
- a CDS encoding SDR family NAD(P)-dependent oxidoreductase, which gives rise to MSLERTEFGRPVAIVTGAARGIGRSISVTLASEGYDLVLVDLDEPYETSEEVEDAGGKAVSVVGDVALVDTALRALSACLEGFGRVDGLVNNAGISCIRRAEETSLEDWERVLAVNLTGPFLMCREVGREMLRRGDGSIVNIASVAGILGISERVAYNASKHGLVGLTRTLAAEWGGRGVRVNAVCPGWVKTGMDERDQLTAGYTDADIESRVPMGRFARPEDVAQAVAFLLDIKRSGFINGVCLPVDGGWHGDGSWDSLRLRSRRP
- a CDS encoding UxaA family hydrolase, which encodes MRYVDLDDIARLPAPNDEAAVAVRDLPPGTQVRHRDGAFTIRSLVPEGHRFAVRTIRTGQSICSWGWPFGVATRDILPGEHLCSPRVLEVMEEHGVRDVARQANFENQPIVPCQLDAIEMITDGQGAPARLYRADVPPTFMGYPREGGRGVGTRNYVVLLATNSRVAGVVQALERRTRHLGEGVAGLDGVVAVAHTEGGEDVPPNNLELLLRTLAGFIVHPNVGAVLCVDDGLGPVDNTLLRRYMEAHGYPLAHVPHVWLTVDADREEKMRLAEGEVRRILEGGAWRSERVRSSLEHLRLGLQCGGSDAFSGISANPLVGLVARELVAWGGSANLAETDELMGAEAHVLQRVRSRETAERFLEAIDRFKQLLAWHGHTPESNPSGGNVLRGLYNITLKSLGAAMKKPAEQQLDYVIGYAERMALPGYYFMDSPGNDLESVAGQVAAGCNMIAFTTGNGSVTNFPFVPTIKVVTTTRRYNLLSEEMDFNAGRYLDGEGMRELALEAFALLLRAASGERTKGERAGHSQVSIWRNWRQTQAVEPERVIKRLPHRPVVPGPAPSFRPELTARLYRGPRGATIERVGLVLPTSLCASQVARLAAERLQAQPSGREAISRFVSLPHTEGCGVSSGHSQELYTQLMINHLLHPAVSMALLLEHGCEKTHNGYMRLQLERLGIDPDAYGWASVQLDGGMRRVLDKIELWFRRQLEGCQPVEREEGSLAELCMGLWSDAADGPLPSALASLACTLAAAGARVVIPHTAPLAGEFSREPSLGFGVRAALPGIYVMEALSRDWSETLAGMAACGASLILACPTRRSVAGHPLVPVLQASNVPRLRRDVDAWLEGDSAKWPEELARLLCRAASGEYTALVNRLGVLSFQVARGPLGVSV
- a CDS encoding nucleoside hydrolase; its protein translation is MLAPTRLLLDTDIGTDVDDCLALALILRSPEIQLEGVTCVYGDVPLRARMVLKMLRLAGREDIPVCMGCRKPLLGIRPVYWAGHEGRGMLEPGDESLAPSQEHAADFIIRTVMANPGEIHLLAIGPLTNVALACLREPRLVENLAGLTVMAGAIRGRGAFDLPYAEHNVRSDPEAAHIVFTSGARVRMVPLDVTMRVAVRRDGVERIRQGGTPLHELVARQVELYPHFAEHGFTYLHDPLAAASIVRPELLAFEALHIDVELAGSHAVGATLARQGADDLINADVALAVDAPAFESFLVERLSS
- a CDS encoding alpha-L-fucosidase, yielding MTKVNRYEASWESLARWEVPKWYLDAKFGIFIHWGVYSVPAFGNEWYPRNMYRQGTPEFEHHVATYGPQSQFGYKDFIPMFGGERFDPHEWIALFSEAGARYVVPVAEHHDGFAMYATERSRWHAARLGPRRDVVGEIAQAAREHGLVFGLSSHRAEHWWFFHPGTEFDSDVRDAEYADLYGPAQPEDTQPNEEFLEDWLARCIELVDRYRPQLFWFDWWIEQPAFKPYLQRFAAHYYNRGEEWGLGVAINYKHDAFPEGTAVLDIERGQLGDLKPFFWQTDTSISNNSWGYVQHQEYKTPTHIIGDLVDIVSKNGALLLNVGPRPDGTIPEREQEILREIGRWLQVNGEAIYETRPWRRYGEGPTQVVEGQFSDTKRRPFTAEDVRFTTRPGRLYAILLGWPAGETVISSLGPGELPAERIVRVELLGHPGELEWAQDDAGLRVRMPSHRPCDHAYALRITLREG